cccagctaaTTCTGATAACTCGAATCTTCCATTCCTgttgacatcctggtaaatcctccctgaaccctttccaatttaataatatccttcctataattatATATAAAGATAATTATATCATTATCTAAATATCCCTTACATGAATCCACACTACTTTCCACAACTACTCCATGTGATAGTGAATTCCAAATTCGAACAATTCTCTGAATATGGTATCTTTCACACCTCTGTGAACAGATGTTGCCTGAATGGTAGTTGCAAAGACTTGAGGGATTAGCTTGCCTATGCTTACAGCAAATGTGCAGGAAGACCAGGAGAAAAAATATACAGGAACTTTCATGACCTTAGGACATCCCAAGGCACTTTAGAAACATAGAGGTACTTTTGAAGAAGTCAATATTATAATATAGGAATTgtgagtcagtcagtcagtcagtcagtgagTGCACAGCAAATTTCCAAAAAACAAATTTTACACTAATTGACAaaatttttttatataaaattattattttaatGAAATACAAGGACATTCTTAAACTCTTTACATAAAGCTGCTTTACTGCCTATGTTGTCAAAATACAAAATactgatttattttcacaatatacattaattgGTATTTTCCTTTCAAACACCAGTTTTCATATAATCTTTCTTTAAAGATACCAAGTCATTGACGAGTATTAACAACTGTTGGAATAATTCCAGCAACAAATTACTTTTAGTTCATGTTTCTGAGATGGAATAATTTCTAACTAAATGCATATTGAAACATtcctaaaaataaaaaaaaacaggaaaactaATAAATAGGAATCCTTTGTATAGAGTGGATGGTTTGCTTTGCTCTCCCAGACAAGCCATTCAACTGCTGTTTTCACAGTTATATCTGGGGCAGAACATGTGCGTACAGGTTTGTAGGGTGTAAGGCAATCTTAACACTCATGTTTATATTTTCCTTGTTTTATATCAGATGATTGCAAAGATACTGTGACAAGGCAGTTAACGTTATCAGGTCAGCAGAAACGAAACAGGACAACACAATCTTATTCAACAAAATTCAGTTCAAACCAGCTTCACCTCACTGCAAAATACTAACTTTCTTCAAGCTGGAAGTAGTCCAAATTTGGATGGCATGAAAACTCATTGAGCAAGTATTTTTGAAATTAGTGCACATTTATATGCTCCCCCAATGTCATAGCTTCAGGGCAGAATGGCAAAATTAGGAAGGTATTTCAGAAACTTAAGTGACAATTGACTTTACAATATTACATATCTCCTAGACTTTCACTGATGTAAGCATATTTTTAAACTTTTAGTATGTATGTAataaattcaggacaaacttttTTTAATGGCAGCTCATTTTTCTTTCTTGCAACCAGCTATAAATGGTTTTCTCACTCTTTGTCTTATTGCTGCTCTTTACAAACTATTTAACAAAAAGGCCAATATACTGTAAACTGAAGCTCTTGAAAGGTTTAATTAATCTCTAGACACTTACATAGCAATTCAATGGTCAAAGTTTAATCAAGAACAACAATTTGCAGACACTTCTGGTCGATATGAAAATCTTCCATTAAAGAGAAAAAGCACATTTGTCTCTTCCTCATATCTACAGGTTGTTGGCATGGTAACGTTAGCTCCCGTTTATACAACAAAATTAAGTTGCCTTCGGTGCACAAAGTTATTCAACATATGTCGAAATCAGCATGTAAGGGTGAAAGGCGATACCTTGCAGGCTACATAGCTTGTTTCTTTGAAAActtataatccctacagtgcagaagcaggccatttggcccatcgagtccacaccaatcctccaaagtgcatcccacccacacccatccccCTGTTCTATCCCTTAACTGtgcattacccatggctaatcctcccagccagcacatctttggactgcgggagaaaATCCACCCaaatatgggaagaatgtgcaaactccacacagtcacctgaggttggagtCAAATTTGGGCCCCTGGCGCTGAcacagcagcactaaccactgtgccacctttttAAGAACACTTAACGTGAGTCCACCTTTATGAAGGTAAGTATCAATGGTTTATATGCTCAAATCAAAGTGATTCAGATCCAACTTAAAAGTTTTCTTTCAATGGAGCTAGCCTCTTTGGATGTGAGATTTCGTAACTTCAAATTTTCAGTTTGAGCTAGAACAAGTTGGAATATCAGAGTAAAAATGAAGTAATCCTCAGTTGTCCTGAGCTGTTTTTACAAACCTCTGAGTCACTAACTCAAATAGCAGAGCTGGGATTGGTACGGTAACatactgtagtggttctgttactggcccaggagaaagtgaggacaggagatgctggagaacagagtcaagagtgtggcactggaaaagcacagcaggtcaggcagcatccaaggagtaggagaatcaatgtctcaggcataagtccttctacTACTGGCCAGCAAAGACCTGGACTACAGATCTAGAAGCAGAGTTCAAATTCTAAGTTGTCAAGGTGAAATCATTTTTAACAGTTCTGGACATAGTCAATAATACTGAAAATGAAGTAAACATTTTTCTGTATAAACAGTGAAGGGGAACCTGCTGTTCTTACCCCAAAGAAACTCTAATCCCACATCAGTGTGATCAATTCTTAACTACCACTGGTTAAAATTGACAGCTTGTGCTCATTCTTTTCTTAACGAGGATGagtaattagaaaaaaaaatcacttgccaGAGATGCTCACATGAGAATCAGTAAATTCTTTTAATATAAAAGATCTGGGGGTTAGTTAGCCGTGATTCTGTTGAGTAGAGATGGAACAAAAGGGTGAATGGCTTAGCCCTGCTTCTAACTTGTACAAGGTCTTGAATGAAAAATGTAAATGTTCAGTTTACTTTCTAAATCCCTATTACCACGATAACGGCAGCTGCTTTTTAGAGAGAAGCACAAGTGTGGAAACCTGAGTTAATGTATTTTGTGACATCGATTACCAGGGATCATGGTAAGCCTTCCGTTCTGAAGATAATATGGAACTATACAATCCCACCCATGGTTGGCATATAGAGGAATAACATTGACTTTGACAGATATCATTAGTTATCTTAAATCAACCTAAATTAAAATCTAGAGATGAAGAACAGATGCCTTAATTGATATTGCTCTGTTTACATAATCTTTCAGCCAAAATTATCCTCAATAAGTCTATGAGAACCTGAGCTATTATTACTTTTGTACAACcactatataaatgtaaaatGTCTTCTCTCCCCCTTTAGAGGCATCTTCTATTTCTCTCAAGGCAGTGAGCATCAGAgcaagcaatttgtttttgccaTTGATTGCACGTTTATTAATAAAACTGGTAACCTCAGTCTCAAACTAACAGCACTGAGGTATCACAGTTTGGCAGGCCATGTTGATTTTCTGGAGGCTTCCTTTATTTTCTTGATTGTAAGCTATTTAATGTGTGTTTGCATCAAAAGGTATGAACGGAGAAGAGCAGTGCAGACAGGACATTTTCTGGAATTGCATAATAAATATGTAAATCCTTAAAGGCTGCCAATCTCGAACCATTTTAGTGACTGTTTTCACTGGGCACATGTATTATCTTTAAATAACTGGAACTTTATAGCAGAGTAAAAAGTGGAGGCCAGCATTGATAAGGCAGGAATCAGGTTGGATTGTAGTTTCATGAGGAGTGGTGGTGttgacatccctgaacacaggaATTAAACTTGTGCATAGCAGTAATCTCCAGGGTTAATACCACTAAATAACTAAATAGAATCAGTCAGTCAAAAAGTGAGATACTGTCATATGGATGAAAAATGTATTTGCTCACTGTTCTATCATAGTTCTTTGGCCCATTATTTGTGGCCTTGATGAAACTAGGTAGAACATTATCCAGTCAGAAGTCAGGGCTGGCCAGGTAGTCTTGTGAGCATGTCATCTCCTACTAGTCAGCATCAACAAATATTTGATTCAGTATTAAATCATTTAGACCTGCTCTGAAAAGGTCATTAACCTGAAagtttaactgtttctctctccacagatgctgctcgacctgctgaatatttccagattTATGGTTATATTTCACATTCGTGTCATCTGTGGTGTTTTGTTTTCGTGTTAGTTTTAAGGGGGCTAGAAAAGAGTAACATTTTAATTCAAATTGAAGAAGTCTAAACTAGTCCAAGAACAAAGTCATTTAGCACAAGCATCAACCCAAATCTTagtctgaatatatttaagaaagggatgctgagatttttttaaaaaaaggagtatGCTGTTTAGATAAAGGCTCAGTTATGGTCCTCCTGAATGGTGAAAAAGGCTCGAACGGCCAGATGGTCTACTTCTGTGCCTAGTATCATCTTTTGTTAATGTCAACAATTTTTAACAAGTGTTTCAAAATAGTCCCTGTAATGCAGTAGCTGTGTGTAGCAATATTATCTGTCAGAGGACAAGACAACAGGGTCTGATTCTTCTTCAACTCAACAGGAAATAATAAACCAAGCAAGAAAGTCTAAAATCAAACTGACATTAAAAACGGAATGAAAATTtatatttacacacacacaatattttGTAATATTTCAAAATGAAATCTATTTGGTACAAAAAATGCTGCCTTTTGAGGTCTCTGACTAATGTGTACAGGAATGATTTGATAAATCATACTGCTCAACATTACACAAAAGTGAGGTGATTCTGTTGCAATAGACTTTTGATTACCCTGGGTAATTAAAGCTATTTGATTTTAAGAACCTTTGTTCAATATAAACATTAACGTTTCAACTGCACAAACAGACTAACAGAACTTCTGTTCACGACAACACTATTTAAAACGAAAACAGATTCTGTATTTAacacagaaaacaaaataaatctcttAAATAGAAAGAATATTAAGTAACCTTGCTACAAGACAGTTTTAGATCTATGCTGTAGGCAGCTCAGGCAAGGTGAGGTCACAACAGGACAAAGATTGTCTTAATGAAACAATCATAATGCAAACCatttggttgatgggaggaaggCAAGGGGATGAGATGCAGTAACTGAATTGGTGACATGCAAAACAAAAACCTTTGAATTAATCCAGTGCAGTGACGACTTGGCGGCTCTTTTCAATAAATCGCTGAAAAAGTTAAATGTTTTAGAAAGCTGTCCAATTGTTTGGAAGATTTATACCCCTGTCTGCCCCTCCTCCCAGTTCCAACAGTGTCTACTTGCTGTAACCTCCTCCGAGCCGAGGCCATCAAAATATCTCTAAATCTGTCAAAGGAAAAAGGTCGACGTATActtttgttttgaagaaaaaATAAAAACCCTCTTTATCCCTCGGGGGGATTGCAGTCAAGATTGAGAGAAGCGGCGGCGCAGGGGAGGAGAGTGGCTGATCTCCAAAAAAGTTTCAGGCGGAGCCAGCGAGGACTGAGCAGCATTTCTCCGGACGGGAGTAGACTGGAGGGTGCCTTCCTTTCCCCAGCCCTCCCTCGCCTACACCAGCTCGGCTGCTGTGCACTCCCGGGCCCGCTTGCAGCCGTACAGCCACTTGATGACCCGGGCGTTGCGCTCGATGACCGACAGGCTGGACGCCGGCTTGCGCTCGCCCAGCGCTTCCTCGAGCGGCCGCTGGTCCTCCTGGGCGCTGTGGCGGGAGAGGTCGCTGTCCGAGTCGGGCGCGCTGACGCTGCGCACGCGCACGGTGACCGCGGGGTCGGACGCCGAGGTGAAGTTGTCGCGGCCCAGGTCGTCGATGACCTCGGGCTCCAGGCCGCAGTAGCGGAAGAAGCTGTCGAACTCGGAGAAGGCCCTCGAGTAGCGGGAGCTGATGTCGGACTGGGAGCGGTGCAGACCCTTGCTGGCCCGCCGCTGGCACGGGGCCGGCCTCTGGGCCGGTGGCGAAGgccgctcctcctccagctggtCCCCGCAGCCCGTGTCCCCCGGCCCTCCGCCCTCCTTGATGATGACCTTGGGCACCTCGGGCGATGCCGGCGGCGGCGGCTGCTGCTGCTTGTCCCTGATGGAGCCCCCCTGGAAGAGCCTGCGGACCAGGCTCTGGTTAGCGGCCCGGGCCCCGCCGCCTCCTCCTCCCGAGCCCTTGACCACCTCGTACTTCTGCCGGTAGATGACCAGCGAGTCCGGCCTCATTTGCCTCTTGGAGCGGCGGATGGCGGTGCCGCCGTCCCGCTGTAAGGGAGCGTGCGGGGGCTGGCTTCCCCCCGGGGAGTGTGCCGCC
Above is a genomic segment from Hemiscyllium ocellatum isolate sHemOce1 chromosome 3, sHemOce1.pat.X.cur, whole genome shotgun sequence containing:
- the fam110c gene encoding protein FAM110C gives rise to the protein MPTDISQPPVLSASLPLRILHKGPGYLRRQMEGNRRGRLSAVERLAADKGKYVKSPQLVAGGQGDGDGEREARSGSEASGSSSSGGGGSMESCPRGEKPAAHSPGGSQPPHAPLQRDGGTAIRRSKRQMRPDSLVIYRQKYEVVKGSGGGGGGARAANQSLVRRLFQGGSIRDKQQQPPPPASPEVPKVIIKEGGGPGDTGCGDQLEEERPSPPAQRPAPCQRRASKGLHRSQSDISSRYSRAFSEFDSFFRYCGLEPEVIDDLGRDNFTSASDPAVTVRVRSVSAPDSDSDLSRHSAQEDQRPLEEALGERKPASSLSVIERNARVIKWLYGCKRARECTAAELV